The following proteins are co-located in the Pelecanus crispus isolate bPelCri1 chromosome 5, bPelCri1.pri, whole genome shotgun sequence genome:
- the C1QL2 gene encoding complement C1q-like protein 2: protein MAVALLVALPLLLLQAPAESGAHYEMMGTCRMICDPYSGGRPPGPGSTAAVEALQDLGANPPPPFVQGPKGEPGRPGKPGPRGPPGEPGPPGPRGPPGERGEAGKPGLPGLALAGAGGGGSGGGAAAGGEAAGGLNAAFSGPRIAFYVGLKSPHEGYEVLKFDDVVTNLGNHYDPASGKFTCQVRGIYFFTYHILMRGGDGTSMWADLCKNGQVRASAIAQDADQNYDYASNSVVLHLDSGDEVYVKLDGGKAHGGNNNKYSTFSGFLLYPD from the exons ATGGCCGTCGCCCTGCTCGTcgccctgcccctgctgctgctgcaggcgcCCGCCGAGAGCGGCGCCCACTACGAGATGATGGGCACCTGCCGCATGATCTGCGACCCGTAcagcggcggccgcccgcccggccccggcagcaccGCCGCCGTGGAGGCCCTGCAGGACCTGGGCGCCAaccccccgccgcccttcgtCCAGGGACCCAAGGGGGAGCCGGGCCGGCCGGGCAAGCCGGGCCCCCGCGGGCcgcccggggagccggggccgccggggccgcggggcccgccgggggagcggggcgaggcggggaagccggggctgcccgggctgGCGCTggcgggcgcgggcggcggcgggagcggcggcggggcggcggcgggcggcgaggcggcgggcgggctgAACGCCGCCTTCAGCGGGCCGCGCATCGCCTTCTACGTGGGGCTGAAGAGCCCCCACGAAGGCTACGAGGTCCTCAAGTTCGACGACGTGGTGACCAACCTGGGCAACCACTACGACCCGGCCAGCGGCAAGTTCACCTGCCAGGTGCGCGGCATCTACTTCTTCACCTACCACATCCTCATGCGCGGCGGCGACGGCACCAGCATGTGGGCCGACCTCTGCAAGAACGGGCAG GTGCGGGCCAGTGCCATCGCCCAAGACGCGGACCAGAACTACGACTACGCCAGCAACAGCGTGGTGCTGCACCTGGACTCCGGCGACGAGGTGTACGTCAAGCTGGACGGAGGCAAAGCGCACGGAGGCAACAACAATAAGTACAGCACTTTCTCTGGCTTTCTTTTATACCCCGATTAA